CGATCGTAAAGGCTGAGAAAGAGGAAGAAAATAAAGAAAAGATTGAAAACTATGTTATTAATAAAATAGTTGAAAAACTTCTTCCACCACTTCCTGAGAGTGCAAGCGAATCTAAAAAAGATGACTACCAAAGATTACTAGAAGGTATGGAGAAACGTGTTGAATCAGGTGAGATGGATGATAAGATAATTGAGATAGAAGTTGATTCAAATATTCAAGTAGAATTTGCAGACTCAAACCTGCCTCCTGAGATGATCAAGGTTCAAGAATCTTTTACAAAAGTTTTTTCTCAATTAAACAAAGAAGACAAGAAAAAAGAGATAAGTGTAAAAGATGCTAAGATTATGCTGCGAGCAGAAGCAAGTGCAAAACTAATTGATAACAATTCTATAAATGCCGAGGCGCTTAGACGAGCTGAAAACGGTGGTATAATCTTTTTAGATGAGATAGATAAAATCGCACTTAGTGAGAAGTCACAAGGGAGAAACGATCCTTCAAAAGAAGGAGTACAACGTGATCTACTTCCAATTGTTGAAGGAAGTTCTATTACTACAAAATACGGTGTAATTAATACAGATCATATACTTTTTATAGCAGCCGGAGCATTTCATGTAAGTAAGCCTAGTGATCTAATACCAGAATTACAAGGGCGTTTTCCATTAAGAGTTGAGCTTGAGAGTTTAACTGAGGATTCACTATATCAAATACTTACACAAACGAAAAATTCGCTTTTAAAGCAATATCAGGCACTTTTATCAGTTGAAGGTATGGAGCTTATATTTGATGATGAAGCGGTTCGTGCTATTGCTGGGCTTGCACATCGTGCAAATGAAATAACTGAAGATATTGGTGCTAGACGCCTTCATACAGTATTAGAGAAAATCTTAGAAGACATTAGTTTTATTGCTGATGAGTATAAAGATAAAGAATTTGTAGTAACAAAAGAGTTAGTACATGAAAAACTAGATATGGTTGTCGAAGATGATGACCTATCTCGTTATATATTATAAAAAGGGAAAGTATGACAAAAGCAGGATTTGTTTCTTTAATTGGAAGACCAAACGCAGGTAAAAGTACCCTAATGAACTCACTTTTAGGTGAAAAGATTGCTATGGTTAGCCAAAAAGCAAATGCTACTAGGAAAAGATCTAATGCTATTGTTATGCATGGAGACTCACAAATAATCTTTGTAGATACTCCTGGACTTCATGAAAAAGAGAAAGTACTAAACCAATTTATGCTTGACGAAGCTCTAAAAGCTATGGGAGACTGTGACTTAATTGTATATCTTGCACCTGTTACTGATTCAACTGAACACTATGAAAAATTTTTAAAACTTAATGAGAAGAAAGTTAAACACATAATTGTTTTAAGTAAGATAGATCAAGTAAGCCAAGAGAAGTTATTTAAAAAAATTGCTCAATACAACAAATTTTCTGACGAATTTGAAGCTCTTATTCCAACTGCTATTTCACGTCAAGTTGGTCATGATGATCTTCTTGATACTATAAGTAAAAATCTACCTGATTCTCCGTATCTTTATGATCCTGATGATCTAACAAGTGAACTTGTACGTGATATATATGCAGGTTTTATACGCGAAGGAATTTTTGAAAACATAAGTGATGAAATTCCATATGAAAGTGATGTTTTGATAGATAAAATAGAAGAAGACGGAAAAGTTGATCATATTTACGCTTCTATTATCGTTGAAAAAGAGAGCCAAAAAGGTATCATTATTGGAAAAGGCGGTGAAGCTATTAAAAGAATAGGGATTTACTCTAGGAAAAAAATAGAAATACTTAGCGGAAAAAAGGTATTTTTAGATCTGCAGGTAATTGTAAAAAAAGGCTGGTCTAAAGATAAAGAATATTTAAAAGAGATAGGTTATACATCATGAGATTAATTTTTTTAGTATTTATTACACTAGTGCATCTGAATGCAAATACAATTTTAGACAACTACAGATTAAATGGCATTGATAGTATTGAAAAACAGCTTGATCTGGAACTTACTAAAAAAGAGTACTGGGACAGAGTTTTAAAAACTAAAGATACACGTTTTGGTTACTCTGAACTTTATTCTTCTTTTTTAATATGTGATAAAAACAGCTCAACTCTCACCATATACAAACAAGATGCAAACAACACCTACGTACAGAAAAAAGTTTATAATGCTTTTACAGGTAAAGTTAATGGTGATAAGCAAAGAGAAGGTGATCTTAAAACTCCTGTAGGTATCTATTTAATAAATGACAGATTAAGTAAAGAGACTAAACTAGACCCTTTTTATGGTCCACTTGCTTTTGTTACAAACTACCCGAATCTATACGATAGAATGCGTGGTAAAAACGGAAGTGGTATCTGGTTACACGGTCTTCCAATAAATCAAGAACGTGACGATTTTACAAAAGGGTGTATTGCAATTGATAATCAAAGCATTGAATGTTTAGATAGAAATATCAAAATGGATAAGACTGCTATAGTTATTTATCCTAGTAAGCCTAACTTTGCATCTAAAGATAAACTATCCTTTATATTATCTCAACTCTACGAATGGAGATACTCTTGGTTATATAATGATGTAGAAAAATACCTGTCATACTATTCCGATGACTTTACTAGGTTTGATGGTATGCAAATAGATACGTTTAAAAAATATAAAACAAGAGTTTTCAAAAAAGATGAGAAAAAAACTATCATTTTTTCAGATATAAGTGTTATAGCTTATCCTGCAAGTCAAGATGTTTACCAAGTTACTTTTAAAGAGTATTATAAATCAAGAACATTTGAATTTAATGGGGATAAAACGCTTATAGTAAGGCTTGATGATATGAACAAGCTAAAAATCTTTATTGAAAAATAGATGTTGAAATTATTTTTTTTACTAACACTATCTTTCTCCTTAGCCTTATCTGATATTCAACTTCTAAAAAAACAAAATAATGATTCAAATACTACACTTTTAGTAATAGGTGGTATTCACGGCGATGAACCAGGTGGTTATTTCGCTGCTTCGCTTTTAGCTACTAATTATGAAATAACTTCAGGCAATTTATGGATAGTTCCAAATCTAAACAAAAAAAGTATTCAAAAAGACGTTCGTGGAATTAATGGTGATATGAACAGAAAATTTTCCATCATTAATCAGGACGACAAAGATGCTGCAATTATTAAAGAGATAAAAAACATCATACTTTCTAAAGATGTATCCCTTGTTTTAAATCTACACGACGGACACGGGTTTTATAGAAAAGAAGATCAGGGTAGAATTTTCAATCCAAATTCATGGGGTCAAACTTGTGTAATTGATCAATGTCAATTAAGCCAAGACCAACCGTTTGGAAACTTAAACGATATAGCTTTAACTATTAAAAATAGTATGAATAAAAAGCTTATACAATCTCACCATAGTTTTGATGTTAGAAATACTAAGACAAAATTTGAAGATGAAGCTATGCAATTATCTCTTACTTATTTTGCCGTAACAAATAACAAACCTGCATTTGCAATTGAGACTAGTAAAAACTTGTCTTCTCTAGCCCAAAAAGTTTTTTATCAGCTCCTTGCCATTGAAGAATTTATGAAAATAATGGATATAAAATATCAAAGAAACTTTGAATTGACCGTACAAAATGTTGAAAAAACATTAAAAGAATATGGAAATTTAATAATAAATGACAATATTTCATTTAATTTAAACAATATAAAAAAATATTTAAGCTA
The Sulfurimonas sp. genome window above contains:
- the hslU gene encoding HslU--HslV peptidase ATPase subunit; the protein is MDLTPKEIVEYLDKYVISQKDAKKTIALALRTRYRRMQLSDELQHEITPKNILMIGSTGVGKTEISRRLAKMMKVPFIKVEASKYTEVGFVGRDVESMVRDLVINSVSIVKAEKEEENKEKIENYVINKIVEKLLPPLPESASESKKDDYQRLLEGMEKRVESGEMDDKIIEIEVDSNIQVEFADSNLPPEMIKVQESFTKVFSQLNKEDKKKEISVKDAKIMLRAEASAKLIDNNSINAEALRRAENGGIIFLDEIDKIALSEKSQGRNDPSKEGVQRDLLPIVEGSSITTKYGVINTDHILFIAAGAFHVSKPSDLIPELQGRFPLRVELESLTEDSLYQILTQTKNSLLKQYQALLSVEGMELIFDDEAVRAIAGLAHRANEITEDIGARRLHTVLEKILEDISFIADEYKDKEFVVTKELVHEKLDMVVEDDDLSRYIL
- a CDS encoding murein L,D-transpeptidase family protein; amino-acid sequence: MRLIFLVFITLVHLNANTILDNYRLNGIDSIEKQLDLELTKKEYWDRVLKTKDTRFGYSELYSSFLICDKNSSTLTIYKQDANNTYVQKKVYNAFTGKVNGDKQREGDLKTPVGIYLINDRLSKETKLDPFYGPLAFVTNYPNLYDRMRGKNGSGIWLHGLPINQERDDFTKGCIAIDNQSIECLDRNIKMDKTAIVIYPSKPNFASKDKLSFILSQLYEWRYSWLYNDVEKYLSYYSDDFTRFDGMQIDTFKKYKTRVFKKDEKKTIIFSDISVIAYPASQDVYQVTFKEYYKSRTFEFNGDKTLIVRLDDMNKLKIFIEK
- the era gene encoding GTPase Era, producing MTKAGFVSLIGRPNAGKSTLMNSLLGEKIAMVSQKANATRKRSNAIVMHGDSQIIFVDTPGLHEKEKVLNQFMLDEALKAMGDCDLIVYLAPVTDSTEHYEKFLKLNEKKVKHIIVLSKIDQVSQEKLFKKIAQYNKFSDEFEALIPTAISRQVGHDDLLDTISKNLPDSPYLYDPDDLTSELVRDIYAGFIREGIFENISDEIPYESDVLIDKIEEDGKVDHIYASIIVEKESQKGIIIGKGGEAIKRIGIYSRKKIEILSGKKVFLDLQVIVKKGWSKDKEYLKEIGYTS
- a CDS encoding M99 family carboxypeptidase catalytic domain-containing protein, which produces MLKLFFLLTLSFSLALSDIQLLKKQNNDSNTTLLVIGGIHGDEPGGYFAASLLATNYEITSGNLWIVPNLNKKSIQKDVRGINGDMNRKFSIINQDDKDAAIIKEIKNIILSKDVSLVLNLHDGHGFYRKEDQGRIFNPNSWGQTCVIDQCQLSQDQPFGNLNDIALTIKNSMNKKLIQSHHSFDVRNTKTKFEDEAMQLSLTYFAVTNNKPAFAIETSKNLSSLAQKVFYQLLAIEEFMKIMDIKYQRNFELTVQNVEKTLKEYGNLIINDNISFNLNNIKKYLSYIPLKSKHNVFDFSHPLGSFIKVDDRYIVLIGNKKVTTLKAQYFEKEQKCPEYFKISVDGNVKKIKKTSEFYVTDDFKVLQNNSVRVNVIGYKSKNPKTEAGIDIAYSSIEKRFSIDNDGKIFRIEHYKNNKFCSMNMVHFK